Proteins from a single region of Ensifer adhaerens:
- a CDS encoding MFS transporter, with the protein MLASLASVFSLMVSTLLMMVAFGLQSYVIPVRSVAENWSTLTVSVIATGYTVGFTLSCVVTPKFVLRVGHVRVFTALITLLSIAILLCGLIVDWRAWIAFRAIAGFAISGSYLVIESWLNERVTNENRGLLFSLYLITTMVGTIGGQYMVPLGDPTNTSLFMLCSVLFSLALLPTALSSSPMPAPPAQAKFDIPALFRRSPVAVVGGFLAGALSGAWLNLGGVFTQKIGLSTAEGATLLASLLTGSAISQIPIGRLSDKIDRRIVMVGCGIVGVASCLVMSAAIGSSPAVLYVIAAFIGSVLFPIYALNVAHANDLAKPNEYVETSSGLMITYGLGTISGPLMVGPVMDRFGPSALFLVLAVYFALYGGYAAWRILQREQHKGLVAKTDFQATSVMPTPGPDVTSPVAQHLAHEPLIDDDTVPAWEKRS; encoded by the coding sequence ATGCTGGCCAGCCTCGCTTCCGTCTTCAGCCTGATGGTATCGACCCTGCTCATGATGGTCGCCTTCGGCCTTCAGAGCTATGTCATCCCGGTGCGCTCCGTCGCCGAAAACTGGTCGACGCTGACGGTCTCGGTCATCGCCACCGGTTACACGGTCGGCTTTACGCTTTCCTGTGTCGTCACGCCCAAGTTCGTATTGCGCGTCGGCCATGTGCGCGTCTTCACGGCGCTGATCACGCTTCTATCGATCGCGATCCTGCTCTGCGGCCTCATCGTCGACTGGCGCGCCTGGATCGCCTTTCGCGCCATCGCCGGCTTCGCCATCTCCGGCAGCTATCTCGTCATCGAGAGCTGGCTGAACGAGCGCGTCACCAACGAAAACCGCGGCCTCCTGTTTTCGCTCTATCTGATAACGACGATGGTCGGCACTATCGGCGGGCAGTACATGGTGCCGCTCGGCGACCCAACCAATACGTCGCTTTTCATGCTCTGCAGCGTGCTGTTCTCGCTGGCGCTGCTGCCGACGGCACTTTCGTCCTCACCCATGCCGGCCCCGCCGGCACAGGCGAAATTCGACATCCCCGCCCTTTTCCGCCGCTCGCCGGTCGCCGTCGTCGGTGGCTTTCTCGCAGGCGCGCTCTCCGGCGCATGGCTCAATCTCGGTGGCGTCTTCACCCAGAAGATCGGTCTTTCCACTGCCGAAGGCGCGACCCTGCTCGCCTCGCTCCTGACCGGTAGCGCTATCTCGCAGATCCCGATCGGCCGCCTCTCCGACAAGATCGACCGGCGCATCGTCATGGTCGGTTGCGGCATTGTCGGCGTCGCCTCCTGCCTGGTGATGTCGGCCGCAATCGGCAGTTCACCGGCGGTGCTCTACGTGATCGCCGCCTTCATCGGCTCGGTGCTGTTTCCGATCTATGCGCTCAATGTCGCGCATGCAAACGATCTCGCCAAACCCAACGAGTATGTCGAGACGTCTTCCGGCCTGATGATCACCTACGGGCTCGGCACGATCTCCGGCCCGCTGATGGTCGGCCCGGTCATGGATCGCTTCGGCCCGTCGGCACTATTCCTCGTTCTTGCCGTCTATTTCGCCCTTTATGGCGGCTATGCCGCCTGGCGCATCCTGCAGCGCGAGCAGCACAAGGGCCTGGTTGCCAAGACCGACTTCCAGGCGACGAGCGTCATGCCGACACCCGGCCCCGACGTGACGAGCCCCGTCGCCCAGCATTTGGCGCACGAACCGCTGATCGACGACGACACGGTTCCGGCCTGGGAAAAGCGCTCATAG
- a CDS encoding PAS domain-containing sensor histidine kinase: protein MGKMADARQASAADGRLRLKFPGLAGRLEQEFISQAKIFAGPTSRRLASAEPILKRSIPILIIAFLIIVAVSRMSSIMDEHARMEESSRQTVGLAAAIAVAAFQTDGAALFDEGRRADAEQRFSQYLPTGMLDPGTFILAVRKDGRIFASTQEGGPLIGRTLAAVAPDIATLQYFGEHSSVMKTSIVGVDHIVALAQLPDAAGVVLAATPITQLETTWRDEVSLNVTLFAGISAILLMVLYAYYIQAKRARDADSVFVESNLRVETALSRGRCGLWDFDLANRRLFWSRSMYEMLGMPGESSVLSFGDAARLMHPDDRGIYSVARTIARGDARQIDQVFRMRHADGHYVWLRARAEIIRTVSGRAHLIGIAMDVTEQHRLAQRYAEADQRLADAIECTSEAFVLWDKHDRLVMCNTHFQEAYKLPDHVLVPGTERIAVQTAAARPVVERRIADPDRSNQSQTSEVQLADERWLQINERRTRDGGLVSVGTDITLLKRHQVRLRESERRLMATIGDLSASRMTLERQKTELSVANSNYQAEKDRAEAANRAKSEFLANMSHELRTPLNAILGFSEILQNQMFGPLGSEKYNEYSRDIHESGKHLLNVINDILDMSKIEAGHMRISRERIDLAPLIEETLRFTTIPAEQKSIHVVQQISSGLTMVADRRAMKQVLLNLLSNAVKFTNEGGRISLRARKVTGAVTLTIADSGIGIPRDALQKIGQPFEQVQSQYAKSKGGSGLGLAISRSLTRLHGGSMKIHSTENVGTIISVRIPDRA from the coding sequence TTGGGAAAGATGGCGGACGCGCGACAAGCGAGCGCAGCCGACGGGCGGCTGCGACTCAAGTTTCCGGGGCTTGCCGGCCGCCTGGAGCAGGAGTTTATCTCGCAGGCGAAGATCTTTGCCGGACCGACCTCTCGGCGTCTGGCGAGTGCTGAGCCTATTCTCAAGCGTTCCATTCCGATCCTCATCATCGCATTCCTGATCATCGTAGCGGTCTCGCGCATGTCCAGCATCATGGACGAGCACGCGCGCATGGAAGAGAGTTCGCGCCAGACGGTCGGGCTCGCGGCGGCCATAGCGGTTGCGGCATTCCAGACGGACGGGGCAGCTCTTTTTGACGAGGGCCGCCGTGCAGACGCGGAGCAACGTTTCAGCCAGTATCTGCCGACCGGTATGCTCGATCCCGGCACATTTATCCTGGCGGTCCGCAAGGACGGCCGGATCTTCGCCAGCACCCAGGAGGGCGGGCCGCTCATCGGCCGCACGCTCGCGGCGGTCGCGCCTGACATCGCGACGCTTCAGTATTTCGGCGAACATTCCAGCGTCATGAAAACGTCGATCGTCGGTGTCGACCATATCGTGGCACTGGCGCAACTGCCCGATGCGGCCGGCGTCGTGCTGGCCGCGACTCCGATCACCCAGCTCGAAACGACCTGGCGCGACGAGGTGTCGCTCAACGTGACACTCTTTGCCGGCATTTCGGCCATCCTGCTGATGGTGCTCTATGCCTATTACATCCAGGCGAAACGGGCCCGCGACGCGGATTCGGTCTTTGTCGAATCCAACCTGCGCGTCGAAACGGCGCTGTCACGCGGCCGCTGCGGTCTCTGGGATTTCGACCTCGCCAACCGTCGGCTGTTTTGGTCGCGCTCGATGTACGAGATGCTCGGCATGCCCGGAGAGAGCAGCGTGCTCTCCTTCGGCGACGCCGCCCGGCTGATGCATCCCGATGATCGCGGCATCTACAGTGTGGCGCGCACCATTGCGCGCGGCGACGCGCGCCAGATCGATCAGGTTTTCCGCATGCGACATGCGGATGGCCACTATGTGTGGCTACGCGCCCGCGCGGAAATCATCCGTACCGTTTCCGGGCGGGCGCATCTGATCGGCATCGCCATGGACGTGACCGAGCAGCACCGCCTTGCCCAGCGCTATGCCGAAGCCGACCAACGGCTCGCCGACGCGATCGAATGTACGTCGGAGGCCTTCGTCCTTTGGGACAAACATGACCGCCTGGTCATGTGCAACACGCACTTCCAGGAAGCCTACAAGCTGCCGGATCACGTGCTCGTTCCGGGCACCGAACGCATTGCCGTGCAAACCGCGGCAGCACGTCCCGTAGTCGAACGGCGCATCGCCGATCCCGATCGCAGCAATCAGTCGCAGACGAGCGAGGTTCAGCTTGCCGACGAACGCTGGCTGCAGATCAACGAGCGACGCACGCGCGACGGCGGCCTCGTCTCCGTCGGCACCGACATCACGCTCCTGAAGCGTCACCAGGTGCGCCTGCGCGAATCCGAGCGGCGGCTGATGGCGACGATCGGCGATCTCTCGGCCTCGCGCATGACACTGGAGCGCCAGAAGACCGAGCTTTCGGTCGCAAACTCCAATTACCAGGCGGAAAAGGATCGCGCCGAAGCGGCCAACCGCGCCAAGTCGGAATTCCTGGCGAACATGTCGCATGAACTGCGCACGCCGCTGAACGCCATCCTCGGCTTCTCGGAAATCCTGCAGAACCAGATGTTCGGGCCACTCGGCTCGGAAAAATACAACGAATACTCGCGCGACATCCACGAGAGCGGCAAGCATCTGCTCAACGTCATCAACGACATCCTGGACATGTCGAAGATCGAGGCCGGGCATATGCGCATCAGCCGCGAGAGGATCGATCTGGCGCCGTTGATCGAAGAGACGTTGCGCTTCACCACCATACCGGCGGAGCAGAAGAGCATCCATGTGGTGCAGCAGATCTCGTCGGGCCTCACCATGGTCGCCGATCGCCGCGCCATGAAACAGGTGCTGCTCAACCTGCTTTCGAACGCAGTCAAGTTCACCAATGAAGGCGGGCGCATTTCGCTCCGAGCCCGCAAGGTGACCGGGGCCGTGACGCTGACGATCGCCGATTCCGGCATCGGCATTCCGCGCGACGCACTTCAGAAGATCGGCCAGCCCTTCGAGCAGGTGCAGAGCCAATATGCCAAGAGCAAGGGCGGATCGGGCCTTGGGCTCGCGATCTCGCGCTCGCTCACCCGCCTGCACGGCGGCAGCATGAAGATACACTCGACCGAAAACGTCGGCACCATCATCTCGGTTCGCATACCCGACCGCGCCTGA
- a CDS encoding Hsp70 family protein: protein MAKALGFDFGTTNSVLAVAAGDTTHSMRFDSLAGSTDAMRTALSFMKDAHLGAQALKVEAGQAAIRAFIDNPGDCRFLQSIKTFAASPLFQGTQVFAKRHSFEDLMRVFLTKLRDYAGDGWTDQYSRIVVGRPVHFAGSSPDPALALERYGAALSEFGFPEVHYVYEPVAAAFYFAQNLKQDATVLVADFGGGTTDYSLIRFETKAGRLTATPIGHSGVGIAGDHFDFRIIDNVVSPLIGKGSLFKSFDKLLEVPSNYYANFGRWNQLSIFKTLKDFTDLKKLVRQSLEPEKLEAFVDLIEHDEGYPLYNAISATKMQLSKEDETEFYFAPLGEMSRRTVRRSDFEGWIAPEIARIEGALDDVLQSTATRPETIDKVFLTGGTSFVPAVRSIFERRFDSSRIESGGELLSIAHGLALIGEHDDIAHWTANAA from the coding sequence ATGGCCAAGGCACTGGGCTTTGATTTCGGTACGACCAACTCGGTTCTGGCGGTCGCGGCCGGCGACACCACCCATTCGATGCGGTTCGACAGCCTCGCCGGCTCGACCGATGCCATGCGGACGGCCCTCTCCTTCATGAAGGACGCCCATCTCGGCGCCCAGGCGCTGAAGGTCGAGGCGGGCCAGGCCGCGATCCGCGCCTTCATCGACAATCCGGGCGACTGTCGTTTCCTGCAGTCGATCAAGACCTTTGCCGCAAGCCCCCTCTTCCAGGGCACGCAGGTCTTCGCCAAACGCCACAGCTTCGAGGATCTGATGCGGGTGTTCCTGACGAAGCTGCGCGATTATGCCGGCGACGGCTGGACAGACCAGTACAGCCGCATCGTCGTCGGCCGGCCGGTTCACTTCGCCGGCTCCAGCCCCGATCCGGCGCTGGCGCTTGAGCGCTACGGCGCCGCACTCTCCGAATTCGGCTTTCCGGAAGTGCACTATGTCTACGAGCCCGTGGCAGCCGCCTTCTACTTCGCGCAAAACCTGAAGCAGGATGCCACCGTGCTCGTCGCCGACTTCGGCGGCGGCACCACCGACTATTCGCTGATCCGCTTCGAGACCAAGGCAGGGCGGTTGACCGCAACCCCGATCGGCCACTCGGGCGTCGGCATTGCCGGCGACCATTTCGACTTCCGCATCATCGACAACGTCGTCTCGCCGCTGATTGGAAAGGGGAGTCTGTTCAAGAGCTTCGACAAGCTGCTTGAAGTACCATCGAATTACTATGCGAATTTTGGCCGCTGGAATCAGCTTTCCATCTTCAAGACGTTGAAAGATTTCACCGATCTGAAAAAGCTCGTGCGCCAGAGCCTGGAGCCGGAAAAGCTCGAGGCGTTCGTTGACCTGATCGAGCATGATGAGGGCTATCCGCTCTATAACGCGATCTCGGCAACGAAGATGCAACTGTCGAAGGAAGACGAGACCGAATTCTACTTCGCCCCACTCGGCGAAATGTCGCGCCGCACCGTTCGCCGCAGTGACTTCGAAGGCTGGATTGCACCAGAGATCGCGCGCATCGAAGGCGCACTCGACGATGTACTGCAGTCGACCGCGACGCGGCCAGAGACGATCGACAAGGTCTTCCTCACTGGCGGCACGTCCTTCGTCCCGGCGGTGCGCTCGATCTTCGAACGCCGTTTCGATTCAAGCCGCATCGAGAGCGGCGGCGAGCTGTTGTCGATCGCCCATGGCCTGGCGCTGATCGGCGAGCACGACGACATCGCCCACTGGACGGCGAACGCAGCCTGA
- a CDS encoding DMT family transporter, translated as MDAEVESPMKGILLKVLSVVIFVCMSTLIKAAGNGIATGQITFYRSAFAMVPILAYLAFRGQLRDAFKTEDFTGHIARGFVGILAMSFGFYGLVHLPLPEAIAIGYAMPLIAVAFAALFLGETVRLYRWSAVVIGLVGVMIITWPRLTLFREGGFGSLEALGAAAVLVSAALGAVAMVLVRKLVKNERTHTIVLYFSLSASVFSLATLPFGWPSISRESFLLLMVAGFCGGVAQILLTESYRHADMSTIAPFEYTSIVLGLIIGYFLFDDIPTATMLAGTAIVVGAGIFIIFREHRLGLERRGARKHVTPQG; from the coding sequence ATGGATGCGGAAGTCGAAAGCCCGATGAAGGGGATCCTGCTCAAGGTCCTTTCCGTCGTCATTTTCGTTTGCATGTCGACGCTGATCAAGGCGGCCGGAAACGGGATCGCCACTGGCCAGATCACCTTCTACCGCTCGGCCTTCGCCATGGTGCCGATCCTTGCCTATCTCGCCTTTCGCGGACAGTTGCGCGATGCCTTCAAGACCGAAGATTTCACCGGCCACATCGCGCGCGGCTTCGTCGGGATTCTCGCGATGAGCTTCGGCTTCTATGGTCTCGTGCACCTGCCGCTGCCCGAAGCCATCGCCATCGGCTACGCCATGCCGCTGATCGCCGTCGCCTTCGCGGCACTTTTCCTCGGGGAGACGGTGCGGCTTTATCGCTGGTCGGCGGTAGTCATCGGCCTGGTCGGCGTGATGATCATCACCTGGCCGCGGCTGACCCTTTTCCGTGAGGGCGGGTTCGGTTCACTGGAGGCCTTGGGCGCCGCGGCGGTGCTGGTTTCGGCGGCGCTTGGCGCGGTGGCCATGGTCTTGGTGCGAAAACTCGTCAAGAATGAACGCACCCATACGATCGTGCTCTATTTCTCGCTGTCGGCCTCGGTCTTCTCGCTGGCGACGCTGCCCTTCGGCTGGCCGTCAATCTCACGCGAATCCTTTTTGCTTCTGATGGTCGCCGGCTTCTGCGGCGGTGTTGCACAGATCCTTTTGACCGAAAGCTATCGCCATGCCGACATGTCGACGATCGCACCGTTCGAATATACGTCGATCGTGCTCGGCCTGATCATCGGCTACTTCCTGTTCGACGACATCCCGACGGCGACCATGCTGGCCGGCACCGCAATCGTCGTCGGGGCCGGCATCTTCATCATCTTCCGCGAACACCGTCTCGGCCTCGAGCGCCGGGGCGCCCGCAAGCACGTGACGCCGCAGGGCTGA
- the pepN gene encoding aminopeptidase N, with protein sequence MRTNTGQIIHLEDYRPTDFVLERVDLTFELDPKETKVEARLIFHRREGVDASAPLLLDGDELKMTGLLLDQEELATSLYDVADDTLTIRGLPETVPFEITITTLLSPDTNTQLMGLYRTNGIYSTQCEAEGFRRITYFPDRPDVLAVYTVNIIADKASAPLLLSNGNYLGGADMGDGRHFAAWFDPHPKPSYLFALVAGDLGVVEDTFTTMSGREVALKIYVEHGKEARASYAMDALKRSMKWDEDAFGREYDLDIFMIVAVSDFNMGAMENKGLNIFNDKYVLADPETATDADYANIEAIIAHEYFHNWTGNRITCRDWFQLCLKEGLTVYRDHEFSADMRSRAVKRIAEVRHLKSEQFPEDAGPLAHPVRPTKYREINNFYTTTVYEKGSEVTRMIATILGRDLFKKGMDLYFDRHDGQAVTIEDFVTCFEEASGRDLRQFALWYHQAGTPLVTASGTYDAAKQTFTLSLEQTVPATPGQGAKEAMHIPLKMGLLLEGGGEADLSAVSGADMTGDVLHLTERKQTVVFSGIPSRPVPSFNRGFSAPINLHIEQSAEDLALIAHHESDLFARWQALNAIALTNLVEATANVRAGKPVVCNEALIDGLVRAAADETLEPAFRSQALALPSESDIAREIGTNNDPDAIHAARQQILTAVATAGRDTFLKLADDLVSSGTFSPDAASAGRRALRNSALTYLVQGDEGPERAARAFAAANNMTDLSHALALLAHRFPDAAETAEALAAFRKRFADNALVIDKWFAVQATIPGAATLDRVKALMAEPLFNGNNPNRVRSLVGTYAFANPTGFNRADGEGYRFLARQILDIDPRNPQLAARILTSMRSWRSLEDKRAGHARKALKEIAGASKLSADVGDIVERMLKA encoded by the coding sequence ATGCGGACAAATACTGGCCAGATCATTCATCTGGAAGACTATCGGCCGACCGACTTCGTTCTGGAGAGAGTGGATCTGACCTTCGAGCTCGACCCGAAGGAAACCAAGGTCGAAGCCCGATTGATCTTCCATCGCCGCGAAGGCGTCGACGCATCAGCGCCTCTGCTGCTTGACGGCGACGAGCTGAAGATGACCGGCCTGCTCTTGGACCAGGAAGAGCTCGCGACCTCCCTCTACGACGTTGCCGACGATACGCTGACGATCCGCGGCCTGCCGGAAACCGTCCCTTTCGAAATCACCATCACCACGCTGCTTTCACCGGATACGAACACGCAGCTGATGGGGCTTTACCGCACCAACGGCATCTACAGCACCCAGTGCGAGGCCGAAGGTTTCCGCCGCATCACCTATTTCCCCGATCGCCCTGACGTTCTTGCCGTCTACACGGTCAACATCATCGCCGACAAGGCATCGGCCCCGCTGCTTCTGTCCAACGGCAACTATCTCGGCGGCGCCGACATGGGCGACGGCCGTCACTTCGCCGCCTGGTTCGACCCGCATCCGAAACCGAGCTACCTCTTCGCCCTCGTCGCCGGCGATCTCGGCGTCGTCGAGGACACCTTCACGACGATGTCCGGTCGCGAGGTCGCGCTGAAAATCTATGTCGAACACGGCAAGGAAGCCCGCGCCTCCTACGCCATGGATGCGCTCAAGCGCTCGATGAAGTGGGACGAAGACGCCTTTGGCCGCGAATACGACCTCGACATCTTCATGATCGTTGCCGTCTCCGACTTCAACATGGGAGCGATGGAGAACAAGGGTCTCAACATCTTCAACGACAAATACGTGCTTGCCGATCCGGAAACGGCGACCGATGCCGACTACGCCAATATCGAGGCGATCATCGCGCACGAATACTTCCACAACTGGACCGGCAACCGCATCACCTGCCGCGACTGGTTCCAGCTCTGCCTCAAGGAAGGCCTGACGGTTTACCGCGACCACGAGTTCTCCGCCGACATGCGCTCGCGCGCGGTCAAGCGCATTGCCGAGGTGCGGCACCTGAAGTCGGAGCAGTTCCCAGAGGATGCCGGCCCCCTCGCCCATCCGGTACGCCCGACGAAGTATCGCGAAATCAACAACTTCTACACGACGACCGTCTACGAAAAGGGGTCGGAAGTCACCCGCATGATCGCGACGATCCTCGGCCGCGATCTGTTCAAGAAGGGCATGGATCTCTATTTCGATCGGCATGACGGCCAGGCCGTGACGATCGAGGATTTCGTTACCTGCTTCGAAGAGGCAAGCGGGCGCGACCTTCGCCAGTTCGCGCTCTGGTACCATCAGGCGGGTACGCCGCTCGTGACAGCTTCGGGCACCTATGATGCCGCCAAGCAGACCTTCACCCTGTCGCTCGAGCAGACCGTACCGGCCACGCCCGGACAGGGCGCGAAGGAGGCGATGCACATTCCGCTGAAGATGGGTCTGCTGCTCGAAGGCGGCGGCGAAGCCGATCTTTCTGCGGTCTCCGGCGCCGACATGACCGGCGACGTCCTGCACCTCACGGAGCGCAAGCAGACGGTCGTTTTCTCCGGGATTCCGTCACGCCCGGTGCCATCGTTCAACCGAGGGTTCTCCGCGCCGATCAATCTGCATATCGAGCAGAGCGCCGAGGACCTCGCGCTGATCGCGCATCATGAGAGCGACCTCTTTGCCCGCTGGCAGGCGCTCAATGCCATCGCGCTCACCAATCTGGTCGAGGCCACGGCGAATGTCCGAGCCGGAAAGCCGGTCGTCTGCAACGAGGCGCTCATCGACGGCCTGGTCCGCGCTGCCGCGGATGAAACGCTGGAGCCCGCCTTCCGTTCGCAGGCGCTGGCGCTGCCGAGCGAATCCGACATCGCCCGCGAGATCGGCACGAACAACGATCCGGACGCGATCCACGCTGCCCGTCAGCAGATCCTGACCGCCGTTGCCACCGCCGGACGTGACACCTTCCTCAAGCTCGCTGACGACCTCGTTTCGTCTGGCACGTTCAGCCCGGATGCTGCGAGCGCAGGCCGGCGGGCGCTGCGCAACAGCGCCCTCACCTACCTCGTCCAGGGCGATGAAGGGCCTGAGCGCGCCGCCAGGGCCTTTGCCGCCGCCAACAACATGACCGACCTTAGCCATGCGCTGGCGTTGCTCGCTCACCGTTTCCCGGATGCCGCAGAGACCGCGGAAGCGCTCGCGGCCTTCCGCAAGCGCTTTGCCGACAACGCGCTCGTCATCGACAAGTGGTTCGCCGTCCAGGCGACGATCCCCGGCGCTGCGACGCTCGACCGCGTCAAGGCGCTAATGGCCGAGCCGCTGTTCAATGGCAACAATCCGAACCGCGTGCGCTCGCTGGTGGGCACCTACGCCTTCGCCAACCCGACCGGTTTCAACCGCGCCGATGGCGAGGGCTACCGCTTCCTGGCGCGCCAGATCCTCGATATCGACCCGCGCAACCCGCAGCTTGCTGCCCGAATCCTCACCTCGATGCGCTCCTGGCGCTCGCTCGAGGACAAGCGCGCCGGTCATGCCCGCAAGGCCCTGAAGGAGATTGCCGGAGCGTCGAAGCTTTCGGCCGATGTCGGCGACATCGTTGAGCGGATGCTCAAGGCCTGA
- a CDS encoding uracil-DNA glycosylase, translating to MISAHDLSPAQLAALLAFHADAGVEWLLEEEPVDRFAEFEAMKAARGNARAQTANNRAEAPASQAPARQAAATAPASAPSRATAPAASAPAVAIPDAQAIEEARFAAESARSLAELRVAMEGFAGCNLRNSARNLVFAEGDPASGIMIVGPMPYADDDRDGQPFAGRLGEMLTRMIAGIGLTRESVLLSNVVPWRPPGNRVPTAREADICRPFIERQIALAEPKHLLLLGNFTARFFFGGSDTIHQLRGEWRELAIGGITVPTLATLHPQDLVTAPVNKRFAWQDLLAFKARIQG from the coding sequence ATGATTTCCGCCCACGACCTCTCTCCGGCGCAGCTTGCCGCCCTCCTCGCCTTCCATGCTGATGCGGGCGTCGAATGGCTGCTGGAAGAGGAGCCGGTCGACCGCTTCGCCGAGTTCGAGGCAATGAAGGCGGCGCGCGGTAATGCACGCGCGCAGACGGCCAACAACCGTGCAGAGGCGCCGGCTTCGCAAGCGCCGGCGCGCCAGGCAGCAGCAACAGCCCCGGCCTCTGCCCCCTCCCGCGCAACCGCTCCGGCTGCGAGCGCCCCTGCCGTCGCCATTCCCGACGCGCAGGCCATCGAAGAGGCGCGCTTTGCCGCCGAATCAGCCCGATCGCTCGCCGAGCTCAGGGTTGCGATGGAAGGCTTTGCCGGCTGCAATCTGAGGAACAGCGCCCGCAACCTCGTTTTTGCCGAGGGCGACCCGGCAAGTGGCATCATGATCGTGGGCCCGATGCCCTATGCCGACGACGATCGCGACGGCCAGCCATTCGCAGGCCGGCTTGGCGAGATGCTGACCCGCATGATCGCCGGCATCGGCCTGACGCGGGAAAGCGTACTGCTGAGCAACGTCGTACCCTGGCGCCCGCCGGGCAACCGCGTGCCGACGGCGCGCGAAGCCGACATCTGCCGTCCCTTCATCGAACGACAAATCGCCCTTGCCGAGCCCAAGCATCTGCTCCTGCTCGGCAATTTCACCGCCCGGTTCTTTTTCGGCGGCAGCGACACGATCCATCAGCTTCGCGGCGAATGGCGCGAGCTTGCGATCGGCGGCATCACGGTGCCGACTCTTGCGACGCTACATCCGCAGGACCTGGTGACGGCACCGGTCAACAAGCGCTTCGCCTGGCAGGACCTGCTTGCCTTCAAGGCCCGGATCCAAGGCTGA